One Coregonus clupeaformis isolate EN_2021a chromosome 36, ASM2061545v1, whole genome shotgun sequence genomic window, CATTCGACCTCATCCTCAGCACTCCCATCAACACCCCTCCCCAGGACCAAACAGTCGACAGCTGACCAAGAACAACTCCTACGTTTCGTCCTCGACCATGAGGGCGCCGGCGCTGCGTGTGGACACAGTGATGAACCCGCCCATCCCGGTACGCATCACCACCCGGGCCGGCCTGCCGCTGCCACACAACGGGAGACCCGCGGGGGTGGGGCTGGTGGGGAGCTGCTGCGCCGGGAAAGTCGCGGGTAACAAAGGCAGGAGGACGGCGGCCGCCAAGCAGCACGAGCTCAACGACCCCAGTAAGTCCACTGTCCAggtatgcatcccaaattgcaccctattccctttagtgctctggtcaaaagtagtgcactatgtagggaatagggtgtcatgtgGGATACACACCTGGCCTGCTCAGTACTCACTCTTCACCTGCCTCTGTGCTGGTTAGTCTCAGGGTTTACTGCAGGCAGGCGTTTGCACTGCAGGACATGTGTAATGTCTCTGTGAGAGGTAGTACACTACAGAAATGGTTCATTTCAACCAACTGCACAGGATGTTCTTGGTAACCAACCACACAGCTCAAAACCACTAGCACCTGTCTGTACATCTTAGCTCTCACTGTCAGAACTGTTAGCAAACGAAGGCCACATTTCAGGATGTAAATCCCATCTTGTTGAAATAATTTATTCAGCTGTGACACGTCAGGAAATGATTGCTGTAATGTTTGTGTTCCAGTCGTGCTGTCCAGTGACGAGGATGAGGTGGACAACACCAGCACGGGCAGCGTAAATAGGCTGGACAGCGTGTCCCCTCGGCCCGCTGACTCGGCCCACTCCTCACCGGCGCCCTCCGGAGGCAGAGTGGAGGCAGCAGTGAAGAGTAGCGCAGGAGGGGAGCAGGAGGAGATCACTTCTGACTTCTTCGCCGACGTCGACAGCAGAATTTCACTACCCAGAAGGAACCGCATGAAAGATAAGGTATGTCGTCTTTTAAACATATATTTGTAAGtatttttcattttatttagacagggataGCATGAAGTGAGTAGTCTCGGCCGGGATTCCTATCCATGCTGGGGTGGTGTTGCAGGCAGCCCACATTATCCTCTACAACAGCCTCTGTGTATAGGGTGGTACTTGTGTAGACTTGTAATTAAATGTTGTTGATCCCTCAAAGCTTTTTCATCAGTTTTCCTCAATTCTAGGCTACATTATGTAAACGGACCTGTCTATAGTGAGCCAGTCTTGTAGTGAGCTGTTTTGGCACATTTCAGTCTGACTTTATTGAGTCTGTCTGTCAAAATGTCCTTGAACATAATGTTCCTGATCCGCTCTCTCAAGGTAACCTTGTGGGTTGTTTTGCTTGGCAGAAAATGACATCACTGGGTGTTTTTGTATTCACCATGATGGGCTCTGTTGGCAGCTGTTGTGACTAATGATTTAAGTCTCCTCATTTACTTTTTGTGTGATCAGGGTCGTAAAGTTTACCTTTGAGAAAACATAGTGCTCCCGATATTTAGCTTGCAAACTAATTGGGCAGTTGAATCCAAATGCCCAGTTGATGAAGAATCTGGGGGTGTTGGCCAGACATCTACTGTACATGACTTGTTCCTCAGAGGAATTAATGATATGAAGCAacaggtttcaaggctgacaaTGTGTGTTTTTTTCAGTTTGGAAACCAAATGCCGGACGACTCTACACCCAGGAAAAAACAGAGGATCTCTCCCGACAAGTTGGACAGCATCATCCTGGACTGTCGGAGTGTGAGAGTAGGGACTCTTCGCAGGATGGTGACCAAGCCTGTCAATGTAAGTACTCTGCTCCTGTGCTCTCTCCATACAGACACTCATACTTACCGAAAATCTTGCCAAAAACAATAGCCTATCagggttttttctggatcaaaaaggggcttaggtggtgggctTGGTAGGAGGTGTGGCAATGAGCGCGGTTGGACATTGGTGTAGCTACATTTTTATAGAACATTTTAAGAGGCCCccatcctgcaattctacacaattctccatggagctgagagaaaatgttgcagtttaaaAGCTCATTTCCTGTGATTCTACATATATCGAGCTGAGAGAGAATTgtacagttttaaagctaatttcctgcaattctatgaaTTTCCCATGAATAATGCTGTTCTTTTTCTCAAAAATAACAAAATGAATACtgctatttaaaaaatatatatattattattttatttttattcccTGACACTCTAGCATACTGTCATCATTCAACCATCTTTTTGTCTTTCAGTTTACGGTCGATCACATTCAACTTGAAACTGAAGGTAGGAGACAACAAGAATGTCAGATGTCCTATAaatgttttcctctgctctcaaATGACAACATATTGTAGATAGATTAGACAGTGTTGTACAGtatgtagggttgcaaaattacaaaacatttcctaaaattcccaggttttctagAAATCGTGGCTGgaggattctggatttcctgcttattcccacCTGTTTCCGGGAAttttccaaccgggatttctggagaGCTTGGGAATTTTGGAAAAGTTGCTGGAATTGATCAAACCTAACAGTATGTGACGTAATAGTGCTTTGTGTCCCAGGTCCTGAGGTGGATGCTCTGGAGAAGGTGCGTCTGCGCGCGTCGGAGCTGATCAGCTGTGAGTGGTGCAGCGTGAAGAAGCTGCCCGTTCTCTTCTTCCAGACCAGCCCCGAGGAATGTCTGCGGCTCCGCACCCAGCTCAAGATGACCCGAGACAAGGGAGGCCTGTGCTGGTACGACTGTGCTGGCAACGGTGAGGACTGCAGACACTACATACAGATGTCAATGAAACTGAAGAACCCATGCCAGGTGCAACAGCAGTAGTCTGTACATAGATGGATGAACAGAAGCCTGTGTTTGGAGGAGCCTTTCTATGACATGTCATTTTTTGCTAAATAAAGCAAGTCTGTTATCTCACGTTCAACAAAATGTCAAGAAGTTTCCCTTCTGTCCTCAGACTCCGATGAGAAGTACATTGTGCTGATCTTTGAGAACGGGCTGTCGATGCACCAGCAGATGATTCTAGAGGAGATCCTACAGGAGATCGGCCGAGCCAACAACCTCAATGAGTTCCCCACCAAACTGTCGTTTGATGAAGCTAACATCAGATTGGTCAACTACAACAAAGCAACAAAAGAAAAGGTGggcctgcttattccctcctgtttccgggaatcttccaaccaggatttctggagaGCTTGGGAATTTTGGAAAAGTTGCTGGAATTTATCAAACCTCACAGTATGTGACGGAATAGTGCTTTGTGTCCCAGGTCCTGAAGATTAGCATCTTAGAGCCTTTTGAGACTAGCTACCAAAATATATGTTGCCGGTGTTGCTTTTCATAGACATCCGATTTTCAACAAATAGTTTCTTTTGAACAATCTCTTGACCAAGATATTTTGGTTGCATCCCTTTCTTGTAggtaaacaacaaaaacaacagcaCTAAAACCAACACACCGGCTCCAATGGTGCGAACGCGCATGGCCACACGACAGCAGACCAGCACGTTCTTTGATGATGACGACGATGACATGGCTGAGCTCCAACCCACCTTCACTGGACCAATCGTAAAGTACGTGGGTTATCTATCTCCTActcctgggtcatgttcagtaggcaccaatcagaagaaaattgactgaaacagggagggactatctGCAACACTTGTtttcgttttctgttgcaaaCCATTTTGCTTCGTTGTACCCTAATGAATAGAACCCTTTCATCTTAAGTACAATTCTGTGTTTGTTCCTGATGGTTTAATCATTGGATGGTTGTGTTGTAGGTTGATGGTGTACCCACCTCCTCCGGCCAAGGGGGGCATATCGGTGACTAATGAAGACCTCCACTGCCTTAACGATGGAGAATTCCTAAACGACGTCATCATAGACTTTTATTTAAAGTTGGTGGAATTTGCTTTCCATTGTCTATTTTCCattgtatattttctgttgtctTTAAAGTCACATTCTTGGTTTGATATTCTATAGAAACAGTGCTTGCTTTTGTTACATATAAGGGAAATTGACCAACCTATGTGTGTATCTTCCCTTTACTTAgatatttagttttggagaagTTGAAAAAAGAAGACTCACAAAGGAGTCACGTGTTTAGCTCTTTCTTTTACAAGAGACTCAaccagaaagagaggagaaacgtCCCAGACACGACTAACCTACCGTGAGTCTCCTCTTCTCTGCCCAGTGATATGAGGGGcaacacatttcacacagaaTTCAGTTAAGACAGTAAATACCAACGACATGTTTCTTCTTTGCTGGTTGTCAGGATGCAGAAGAGGAAGCACAACAGGGTGAAGACATGGACCAGACATGTAGACCTGTTCCAAAAGGACTTTGTCTTTGTTCCCATCAATGAGTCGTAAGTTACTGTCTCTCTAAATATCCCTGtttgcgtcctaaatggcaccctattccctatatagtgcacacatttttatatagtgcactactttacaaaagtagtgcactttatagggctctggttaaaataAGTTCACTATTTAGGGTATatggtggcatttgggatgcacaatCTATCCACATGGAATTTCATTCAAGTCtcaaagggatacttcgggattttggcaatggagtcgtggataccatttttatgtctctgcatccagtatgaaggaagttggaggtagtttcacaagccaatgctaactacagtgcattcggaaagtattcagaccccttgactttttccacgttttgttacgttacagccttattcaaaaattgattaaatatatatttttatcaatctacacacaataccccataatgacaaagcgaaaacaggtttttagaaaccaCTGCAGGTAATTCAATacaattcggaaagtatttagaccccttccctttttctacattttgttatgttacagccttattctaaaatggataaaaatggATAATAAtcctgatctacacacaatattctataatgacaaagcgaaacactggtttttagaaatgtttgcaaatgtattaaaaataaaaaaacggataccttatttacataagtattcagaccatttgcgatgagacttgaaattgagcttaggtgcatcctgtttccattgatcatccttgagatgtttctacaacttgattggagtccacctgtggtaaattcaattgattggacatgatttggaaaggtacacacctttctatataaggtcccacagttgacagtgcatgtcagagcaaaaccaagccatgaggttgaaggaattgtccgtagagctccgaaacaggattgtgtcgaggcacagatctggggaagggtaccaaaacatttctgcagcattgaaggtccccaagaacacagtggcctccgtcattcttaaatggaagaagttttggaccaccaagactcttcctagagctggtcgcccagccaaacggagcaatcgggggagaagggccttggtcagggaggtgaccaagaacccgatggtcactctgacagagttcctctgtggagattggagaaccttccagaaggacaaccatctctgcagcaccaccaatcaggccttcatggtagagtggccaggcggaagccactcctcagtaaaaggcacatgacagcccgcttggagtttgccaaaaggcacctaaagactctcagatcatgaggaacaagattctctggtctaatgaaaccaagattgaactctttggcctgaatgccaagcgtcacgtcaggaggaaacctggcaccattcctacgttgaagcatggtggtggcagcatcatgctgtgggggtgtttttcagcggcagggactgggagactagtcaggatcgagggaaagatgaacggagcaaagtacagagcgatccttgatgaaaacctgctccagagtgctcaggacctccgactggggtgaaggttcaccttccaacaggacaacgaccctaagcacacagccaagacaacgcaggagtggcttcgggccaagtctctgaatgtccttgagtggcccagccagagcccgaacttgaacccaatcaaacatctctggagaaacgtGAAActtgctgtgcagcgacgctccccaatcaacctgacagagcttgagaggatctgcagagaagaatgtgtcgtgtcgtgacttactttaatgtattgactgttatttatctaaatacaaatgcttaaaaccccactaaatgctcattcggattagaaatgcaacatgtagcagtcctcgatagttgagttgatgatgtaggactctggtttgcccactagagatcccaatgtccttggtagggtttctggtcgtagtggtggttagaatggatacttcagcgtaccctgtagttcgtagagttgatctgttatatagatacttcagatgtaccagtggTTGTCGGAGAGGGATGGTCCTTCCCAattcgtgtctttagtgaaagttttCTAgatgactatacatgccagctgcagacttgAGATGATAAGGTTTAGTGcaatgtcttcttcttcacctcgtgtagaggttgagcgtttcagagtttctccatttcaaacttgtgtactaacgtctcacgttttctggtctttctggtctaaccattttgtaacgtgtagcttcagcttcacgcttcttggtcttgtagaaattcaaccatttgcaacatccggtTATACTGTAGTAtgcttggtcttcctttggtaatggagttgtagttttaaaccattttgtaacgtttagctcacgcttcacgtctgctggtctaatgttaattagtttttcaaggctttttatgcactcaggGTAAAAGGGTCATTctatcatgtttgtgctcatctgggcgtggccactgactgagaacaaatcaatatggaaaacaatcatctcatctagaacgctaaaatcacattgttattttcacaaaagtattattatacttaatcatttgttttatacaacaattagatgcaaacctcataactgggaagtgtacacccccagagatacagttatgttgttccaccattaatgacatcacaacatagtaatgaatttgacatgattgtcaATTGATTCTTTAAGTCGCcaccgaccatttcccacattcttttaagtaggaatattatttcattatccacttttggatgttggagtcctggtgggaagacttcctttgtctcacaggggaattccctctcccaatactgcatggcacggaAAATAAAGTTTCTGAaaggaatttacgaccggtcatgAAACTGGCCCACAGtcggcatctttgatcctcagcccatgagggcaagtcatgacaaatgggagaaactccccaaatacaggtgtgccaagcttgtagcgtcgtacccaagaagacttgaggctgtaatcgctgccaaaggtgcttaaacaaagtactgagtaaaggttctgaatacttatgtaaatgtgatatttcattgtattattattttttataaatgtgcaaacatttctaaaaaccagtttttgctttgtcattatggggtattatgtgtggATTGAGGAGGGGGGggaacaatttcatccattttagaataatgctgtaacgtcacaaaatgtggaaaacgtcaaggggtctgaatactttccgaatgcactgtagtgttagcaacttccttcaaactgcacgcagagatataaaaatggtatccacgagttaatCTAACTCTagggaagtagataaatggcttcattgccaaaatcttgaagtatccctttaagcattTTTTTGAAGTGCAGTGATGAAGGCAAACATATTTGTTATTTTGTATCAGTATAAGATACAATGTAAGACAGAGATGGTAAACCTAATTCTCTTTCTCAACCAAACCCattgctctctctgtgtttcagagCCCACTGGTACTTGGCAGTGATCTGTTTCCCAGGGATGCAGGGCCCTCAGTTTGAGCCCAACCCTTTGTACCAGGCCCCAGGGCTAGCACAGACACAGTCAGCCCCCCAGGGCAGGCCCCCTGACCACTGCCGGCCACTCTCCCCAGAGCCAGACTACTGTGAGCCCCCAGGCAGAGAGGAACCCTTGGCCCCCTCAGAGAAGCTGTCCCTCAGTGCCACAGAGGCCTCCTCGGAAGGACACTCCCACAGCGAGCAGCCAAAGGGGGCGTTCACCTGTCCCAATGGTGGCCAAGAGCATCCCAAGACCGCTGGAGCCAGGATGAATGGGCTGGTCAACGTCCAGCCACAGTGCACAGGTGAGCCGCAAACACTGTGACTACTTGCAAGtagcatttcattgcactgtgTACACTAcactgtatcctgtgcatatggCAAATAAACGTTGATGTCTTAGAAGCTGTGTGGAAACTGATGGATGAAGAGTCAGTGATCTCACTGGCTTTTGAATCGTGGTTTGCAGATGGCTTGCACAGAATCAGTTTGTGTTACGGATCAGGTGGTGGCAATGGTGATGACACAGATACCTTTTCTGATGACCAAAGCTCCTGTCAGGTAACGGGGGAATTTGATATTCTGTTTGGTGACATAGCAGATTAAGTGAAATGAATGTTATGTGTACATTTGTTTAGCTCTTTCTTTTTTTGTCTAGGATGAGTGCAGTGAGGACGGTGCACTTACAGAAGACCTGGTACCCCCTGAGAGCTCAGAGTGGACGTCAAAACCCACCATCTGTAAACAGTGAGTAGGAGAGGATGTTCTACCATTCTTGTGCCAGTAGAGGGTACTATTGCTCTCCTGACACGTTTGTGGATAGTGTAATTTGAGGTGAATGTCAATGAATATTTACCTCAGAATTACAATATTTTAGGCATTTTCTAAGTGATTTGTTTGTTTTCTCAGGCCTTGTATTCTCATCATGGACTCGTTACGTGGCCCGGCCAGATCTTCTGTAATTAAAACATTACGAGAGTAAGTCAATACTTTCATACTGTTCTGAATATTGTAGATTTAGTTCGCCTAATTAGCACAAAAAAGCAAACCTTCCCAAGCCATTTatattttgtgtttgtgtgtgtaactgCAGGTACCTGGAGGTGGAGTGGGAGGTGAGGAAAGGAAGTCGGAGGAGTTTTGGGAGGGATCAGATGAAGGGTTCTAGCCCACATGTGCCTCAGCAGGACAACTTCAGCGACTGTGGAGTCTACATTCTGCAGTATGTGGAGAGCTTCTTTGAGGTGAGAGCAGAAGCTGAAGCGATACAAccagtgtacacacacaccagtgcAGTGTCTACTGTAACTGAGACACCTGGAGCCATATAATGGGATGTAGGCCATTAGCACAGTGTTGCTGTGTTTAGGttgtctttttaaattgccaATGTTTTCAGTATTTAGTGAAGTAATTACTTGTAGCAGACTCACCTTACCATTGATCCTGTTGGGATAAATagttgtacagtgcattcggaaagtattcagaccccttgacttttcccacattgttacgttacagccttattctaaaatggatgaaatcgtttttttcccttcccaatctacacacaataccccagaatgacaaagcaaaaacaggtctttacatttttttgcaaatgtataaaacaaaCCCAAAGGATATCACATTggaataagtattcagaccctttactcagtactttgttgaagcacctttggcagcgattacagccttgagtcttcttgggtatgacgctacaagcttggcacacctgtatttggggagtttctcccattcttcctctgcagatcctctcaagctctgtcaggctggatggggagcgttgctgcacagctattttcaggtctctccagagatgttcgatcgggttcaagtcccagtctgaggtcctgagcgttctggagcaggttttcatcaaggatctcactgtactttgctctgttcatctttccctcgatcctgactagtctcccagtccctgccgatgaaaaacatcccaaacagcatgatggtgccaggtttcctctagatgtgacgcttggcattcaggccaaggagttcaatcttggtttcatcagaccagagaatcttgtttctcatggtctgagagtcctttaggtgccttttggcaaactctaagtgggctgtcatgtgccttttttactgaggagtggcttccgtcaggccaacataaaggcctgattggcggagtgctgcagagatggttgtccttctggaaggttctccaatctccacagaggaactctggagctctgtcagagtgaccatagggttcttggtcacctgcctgaccaaggcccttctcccccgattgctgaatttggccgggcggccaactctaggaagagtcttggtggttccaaacttcttccatttaagaatgatggaggctactgtgttcttgggtaccttcaatgctgcagaaatattttgggacccttccccagatccgtgcctcgacagaatcctgtctcggagctctacagacaattccttcgacctcatggcttggtttttgctctgacatgcactgtcaactgtgggaccttatatagacaggtgggtgcctttccaaatcatgtccaatcaattgaatttaccacaggtggactccaatcaagttgtagaaacatctcaaggatgatcaatggaaacaggatgcacctgagctcaattttcgagtctcatagcaaagggtctgaatacttctttaattatttttttatgcatttgcaaacattttaaaaaaaacgttttttcgctttgtcattatggggtattgtgtgtagattgatcaggataatatttttttaatccattttagaataaggcagtaacataacaaaatgtggaaaaagggaaggggtctgaatactttctgaatgcactgtatattgaatTGCATTGAATTACCTGCAGTGGTTGTTAATCAATTGAGCAATTGCACCGAACCAGGGCTTTAGACTATTGATTTGGAAGCTTAATTTCTACCTTGCACCATTCTGAAAATAGTACATTGCTTCGGATTGAATCCAAAATAATGATGATTCTGCACCCCATTCAGAATCCACTTACCAGCTTTCATCTCCCGGTGAACCTGGAGGAATGGTTCCCGCAGCAACGAATGAAGACGAAACGCGAAGAGATCAAGGAGCTCATCCTTAAGATCCAAGCCCAACAGGAGATGAAGGCGGGCCAGGGCTCAGCCAAATGCTCCCCTGCAGAACAGGAGGTGGGAGAAGAGGATACAGGGGAAGGTGTAGAGATTCAGAACCTGCCTGTCAGCCCCTGAGGTGCACTGTCTAGTCCGACGCTGCTACCTACTTACCTCTTTTACTTTGACACGATGGTCCTATCTATCGGGTGGGTCTCCCGCTGCCTGGCCAAGCCTTGGaggtctgcctgcctgctgccgGGGCCAAGCCTGGATGGAGGTCTGCCTGGCTGCTGCCGGGGCCAAGCCTGGATGGaggtctgcctgcctgctgccgGGGCCAAGCCTGGATGGAGGTCTGCCTGCCTTCTGCCGGGGCCAAGCCTGAATGGaggtctgcctgcctgctgccgGGGCCAAGC contains:
- the LOC121552275 gene encoding sentrin-specific protease 6 isoform X1 translates to MEMDRQQHSSPEGQKSPALRHFSSADPLKTYENRPNTNNHIRALNQLGSGKRLSEIPNTVATMSRMPNRTDYLIVSPTQSQGVVLQGRPFQHTHNVPAAMRKPVQRRDHCTTQQPIQTVEVESIILTCPESPANDNVSIKRRAQQHSRRPSLEGCCSFPSQVQTEEPLNPKRYHTVCGKCSKSSENHSTCEHCGNPFMPEVPHLHHPPAAQPTSPMPRPPIRPHPQHSHQHPSPGPNSRQLTKNNSYVSSSTMRAPALRVDTVMNPPIPVRITTRAGLPLPHNGRPAGVGLVGSCCAGKVAGNKGRRTAAAKQHELNDPIVLSSDEDEVDNTSTGSVNRLDSVSPRPADSAHSSPAPSGGRVEAAVKSSAGGEQEEITSDFFADVDSRISLPRRNRMKDKFGNQMPDDSTPRKKQRISPDKLDSIILDCRSVRVGTLRRMVTKPVNFTVDHIQLETEVLCVPGPEVDALEKVRLRASELISCEWCSVKKLPVLFFQTSPEECLRLRTQLKMTRDKGGLCWYDCAGNDSDEKYIVLIFENGLSMHQQMILEEILQEIGRANNLNEFPTKLSFDEANIRLVNYNKATKEKVNNKNNSTKTNTPAPMVRTRMATRQQTSTFFDDDDDDMAELQPTFTGPIVKLMVYPPPPAKGGISVTNEDLHCLNDGEFLNDVIIDFYLKYLVLEKLKKEDSQRSHVFSSFFYKRLNQKERRNVPDTTNLPMQKRKHNRVKTWTRHVDLFQKDFVFVPINESAHWYLAVICFPGMQGPQFEPNPLYQAPGLAQTQSAPQGRPPDHCRPLSPEPDYCEPPGREEPLAPSEKLSLSATEASSEGHSHSEQPKGAFTCPNGGQEHPKTAGARMNGLVNVQPQCTDGLHRISLCYGSGGGNGDDTDTFSDDQSSCQDECSEDGALTEDLVPPESSEWTSKPTICKQPCILIMDSLRGPARSSVIKTLREYLEVEWEVRKGSRRSFGRDQMKGSSPHVPQQDNFSDCGVYILQYVESFFENPLTSFHLPVNLEEWFPQQRMKTKREEIKELILKIQAQQEMKAGQGSAKCSPAEQEVGEEDTGEGVEIQNLPVSP
- the LOC121552275 gene encoding sentrin-specific protease 6 isoform X2, which gives rise to MEMDRQQHSSPEGQKSPALRHFSSADPLKTYENRPNTNNHIRALNQLGSGKRLSEIPNTVATMSRMPNRTDYLIVSPTQSQGVVLQGRPFQHTHNVPAAMRKPVQRRDHCTTQQPIQTVEVESIILTCPESPANDNVSIKRRAQQHSRRPSLEGCCSFPSQVQTEEPLNPKRYHTVCGKCSKSSENHSTCEHCGNPFMPEVPHLHHPPAAQPTSPMPRPPIRPHPQHSHQHPSPGPNSRQLTKNNSYVSSSTMRAPALRVDTVMNPPIPVRITTRAGLPLPHNGRPAGVGLVGSCCAGKVAGNKGRRTAAAKQHELNDPIVLSSDEDEVDNTSTGSVNRLDSVSPRPADSAHSSPAPSGGRVEAAVKSSAGGEQEEITSDFFADVDSRISLPRRNRMKDKFGNQMPDDSTPRKKQRISPDKLDSIILDCRSVRVGTLRRMVTKPVNFTVDHIQLETEGPEVDALEKVRLRASELISCEWCSVKKLPVLFFQTSPEECLRLRTQLKMTRDKGGLCWYDCAGNDSDEKYIVLIFENGLSMHQQMILEEILQEIGRANNLNEFPTKLSFDEANIRLVNYNKATKEKVNNKNNSTKTNTPAPMVRTRMATRQQTSTFFDDDDDDMAELQPTFTGPIVKLMVYPPPPAKGGISVTNEDLHCLNDGEFLNDVIIDFYLKYLVLEKLKKEDSQRSHVFSSFFYKRLNQKERRNVPDTTNLPMQKRKHNRVKTWTRHVDLFQKDFVFVPINESAHWYLAVICFPGMQGPQFEPNPLYQAPGLAQTQSAPQGRPPDHCRPLSPEPDYCEPPGREEPLAPSEKLSLSATEASSEGHSHSEQPKGAFTCPNGGQEHPKTAGARMNGLVNVQPQCTDGLHRISLCYGSGGGNGDDTDTFSDDQSSCQDECSEDGALTEDLVPPESSEWTSKPTICKQPCILIMDSLRGPARSSVIKTLREYLEVEWEVRKGSRRSFGRDQMKGSSPHVPQQDNFSDCGVYILQYVESFFENPLTSFHLPVNLEEWFPQQRMKTKREEIKELILKIQAQQEMKAGQGSAKCSPAEQEVGEEDTGEGVEIQNLPVSP
- the LOC121552275 gene encoding sentrin-specific protease 6 isoform X3, which gives rise to MPEVPHLHHPPAAQPTSPMPRPPIRPHPQHSHQHPSPGPNSRQLTKNNSYVSSSTMRAPALRVDTVMNPPIPVRITTRAGLPLPHNGRPAGVGLVGSCCAGKVAGNKGRRTAAAKQHELNDPIVLSSDEDEVDNTSTGSVNRLDSVSPRPADSAHSSPAPSGGRVEAAVKSSAGGEQEEITSDFFADVDSRISLPRRNRMKDKFGNQMPDDSTPRKKQRISPDKLDSIILDCRSVRVGTLRRMVTKPVNFTVDHIQLETEVLCVPGPEVDALEKVRLRASELISCEWCSVKKLPVLFFQTSPEECLRLRTQLKMTRDKGGLCWYDCAGNDSDEKYIVLIFENGLSMHQQMILEEILQEIGRANNLNEFPTKLSFDEANIRLVNYNKATKEKVNNKNNSTKTNTPAPMVRTRMATRQQTSTFFDDDDDDMAELQPTFTGPIVKLMVYPPPPAKGGISVTNEDLHCLNDGEFLNDVIIDFYLKYLVLEKLKKEDSQRSHVFSSFFYKRLNQKERRNVPDTTNLPMQKRKHNRVKTWTRHVDLFQKDFVFVPINESAHWYLAVICFPGMQGPQFEPNPLYQAPGLAQTQSAPQGRPPDHCRPLSPEPDYCEPPGREEPLAPSEKLSLSATEASSEGHSHSEQPKGAFTCPNGGQEHPKTAGARMNGLVNVQPQCTDGLHRISLCYGSGGGNGDDTDTFSDDQSSCQDECSEDGALTEDLVPPESSEWTSKPTICKQPCILIMDSLRGPARSSVIKTLREYLEVEWEVRKGSRRSFGRDQMKGSSPHVPQQDNFSDCGVYILQYVESFFENPLTSFHLPVNLEEWFPQQRMKTKREEIKELILKIQAQQEMKAGQGSAKCSPAEQEVGEEDTGEGVEIQNLPVSP